A genome region from Phoenix dactylifera cultivar Barhee BC4 chromosome 18, palm_55x_up_171113_PBpolish2nd_filt_p, whole genome shotgun sequence includes the following:
- the LOC103696092 gene encoding tricetin 3',4',5'-O-trimethyltransferase-like — translation MGSIKNQAVPPPSREEQAADEAACMYAVQLASSSILPMTLKAAIELDILEIIVKAGPGAKLSPAEVATQLPTENPMAATMLDRMLRLLASYNILTCSVEIDADGKPFRRYGAAPVCKWLTKNNEGASMSALTLMNQDKILMGSWYYLKDAVLDGGIPFNKAYGTTAFEYYGTDPRFNRVFNEAMKDHSTITTMKLLEFYNGFEDVKVLVDVGGGIGATINMITSKYPHIKGINFDLPHVISEAPAFQGVEHVGGDMFASVPSGDAIFMKWIMHDWSDELCVKILKNCYKALPDNGKVILVECILPVAPEPTPSAQGVFHLDMIMLAHNPGGKERTEKEYKDLAEGAGFTGLKAQYCFATTWVIELTK, via the exons ATGGGGTCCATCAAGAACCAGGCGGTGCCGCCGCCGTCGCGGGAGGAACAGGCGGCGGACGAGGCGGCGTGCATGTATGCAGTGCAACTGGCCAGCTCCTCCATCCTACCCATGACCCTTAAGGCCGCCATCGAGCTCGACATCCTCGAGATCATCGTCAAAGCCGGCCCAGGTGCGAAGCTCAGCCCGGCCGAGGTGGCGACCCAGCTGCCGACCGAGAATCCCATGGCCGCCACCATGCTGGACCGCATGCTCCGCCTTCTCGCCTCCTATAACATCCTTACCTGCTCGGTGGAGATCGATGCCGATGGGAAGCCGTTCCGTCGATACGGCGCAGCGCCGGTGTGCAAGTGGCTGACAAAGAACAACGAAGGGGCGTCCATGTCCGCTCTGACCCTCATGAACCAGGACAAGATCCTCATGGGGAGCTG GTACTACTTGAAGGATGCAGTCTTGGATGGAGGAATTCCCTTCAACAAGGCCTATGGCACGACGGCATTTGAGTATTATGGCACCGACCCTAGGTTCAACAGGGTGTTCAATGAGGCCATGAAGGACCACTCCACCATCACCACCATGAAGCTCTTGGAGTTCTACAATGGCTTTGAAGATGTTAAGGTGCTTGTTGATGTCGGCGGGGGCATCGGGgccaccatcaacatgatcacCTCCAAGTATCCCCACATCAAGGGTATCAACTTCGATCTTCCTCATGTCATCTCCGAAGCGCCGGCATTCCAAG GTGTGGAGCATGTTGGTGGAGACATGTTTGCTAGCGTTCCAAGCGGGGATGCTATTTTCATGAAG TGGATCATGCATGACTGGAGCGACGAGCTCTGTGTGAAGATCTTGAAGAACTGCTACAAAGCTCTGCCAGACAATGGAAAGGTGATCCTTGTTGAATGTATCCTTCCAGTAGCTCCAGAACCAACTCCCTCAGCACAGGGGGTCTTCCATTTGGACATGATCATGTTGGCTCACAACCCTGGTGGGAAAGAGAGGACCGAGAAAGAGTACAAGGACTTGGCCGAGGGAGCCGGCTTCACGGGGTTGAAAGCTCAGTATTGTTTTGCCACTACTTGGGTTATTGAACTCACCAAGTAG
- the LOC103696091 gene encoding protein DMR6-LIKE OXYGENASE 2-like isoform X2, with translation MMAVPSKLLLADIAQNCSSIPSNFIRPISDRPNLHDVKTSDASIPLIDLQGLTGPGRSKLIKEIGAACLKDGFFQVKNHGIPEAVIDDMLCVSKEFFHLPESERLKKYSDDPMKTCRLSTSFNIKTEKVGSWRDYLRIHCYPLEDFVHEWPDSPPCFRQVVSEYCKSVRELALRVLEAISESLDLERDFMNKVLSSHAQHMAINYYPPCPQPELTYGLPGHKDPNVISLLIQDGVSGLQVLRDGKWVAINPEPYNLVLSNGKYKSVLHRAVVNSNSARISIPTFYCPSSDAVIKPPGSLVDQEHPSIYRSFTYAEYYEKFWDHGMNSESCLDMFKAT, from the exons ATGATGGCTGTCCCCTCCAAGCTCCTCCTTGCTGACATAGCCCAAAACTGTAGCTCCATCCCCTCCAACTTCATTCGTCCAATCTCCGACCGCCCCAATCTACATGACGTGAAGACCTCAGACGCATCAATCCCCCTCATAGACCTTCAAGGCCTCACCGGCCCCGGCCGCAGCAAACTTATCAAAGAAATTGGTGCTGCATGCCTGAAGGATGGATTCTTCCAA GTCAAGAACCATGGCATCCCTGAGGCGGTGATCGACGACATGTTATGTGTGTCAAAGGAATTCTTCCATTTGCCCGAGTCTGAAAGACTGAAGAAGTACTCCGATGACCCCATGAAGACGTGTAGACTCTCCACCAGCTTCAACATCAAAACAGAAAAGGTTGGCAGCTGGAGGGACTACTTGAGGATCCATTGCTACCCTCTCGAAGATTTCGTTCATGAGTGGCCCGACAGCCCTCCATGCTTCAG ACAAGTCGTCAGTGAGTACTGTAAAAGTGTGAGAGAGCTGGCTCTTCGAGTTCTGGAGGCCATTTCAGAGAGTTTGGATCTGGAAAGGGACTTCATGAATAAGGTATTAAGTAGCCATGCACAGCACATGGCCATAAACTACTACCCACCATGCCCGCAACCGGAGCTCACCTACGGATTACCAGGCCACAAAGATCCCAACGTCATCTCTCTCCTGATCCAAGATGGAGTTTCTGGCCTGCAAGTGCTTCGTGATGGGAAGTGGGTCGCCATTAATCCTGAACCGTATAACTTG GTACTCAGCAATGGCAAGTACAAAAGCGTGCTCCACCGAGCAGTAGTTAACAGCAATTCTGCGAGGATCTCAATTCCTACTTTCTACTGTCCATCTTCTGATGCCGTGATCAAACCACCAGGATCACTTGTTGATCAAGAGCACCCTTCAATCTATAGGAGCTTCACCTATGCAGAATATTATGAGAAGTTTTGGGACCATGGAATGAATTCCGAGAGCTGTCTCGACATGTTTAAAGCCACCTAG
- the LOC103696091 gene encoding protein DMR6-LIKE OXYGENASE 2-like isoform X1: MMAVPSKLLLADIAQNCSSIPSNFIRPISDRPNLHDVKTSDASIPLIDLQGLTGPGRSKLIKEIGAACLKDGFFQVKNHGIPEAVIDDMLCVSKEFFHLPESERLKKYSDDPMKTCRLSTSFNIKTEKVGSWRDYLRIHCYPLEDFVHEWPDSPPCFRQVVSEYCKSVRELALRVLEAISESLDLERDFMNKVLSSHAQHMAINYYPPCPQPELTYGLPGHKDPNVISLLIQDGVSGLQVLRDGKWVAINPEPYNLVINLGDQMQVLSNGKYKSVLHRAVVNSNSARISIPTFYCPSSDAVIKPPGSLVDQEHPSIYRSFTYAEYYEKFWDHGMNSESCLDMFKAT; encoded by the exons ATGATGGCTGTCCCCTCCAAGCTCCTCCTTGCTGACATAGCCCAAAACTGTAGCTCCATCCCCTCCAACTTCATTCGTCCAATCTCCGACCGCCCCAATCTACATGACGTGAAGACCTCAGACGCATCAATCCCCCTCATAGACCTTCAAGGCCTCACCGGCCCCGGCCGCAGCAAACTTATCAAAGAAATTGGTGCTGCATGCCTGAAGGATGGATTCTTCCAA GTCAAGAACCATGGCATCCCTGAGGCGGTGATCGACGACATGTTATGTGTGTCAAAGGAATTCTTCCATTTGCCCGAGTCTGAAAGACTGAAGAAGTACTCCGATGACCCCATGAAGACGTGTAGACTCTCCACCAGCTTCAACATCAAAACAGAAAAGGTTGGCAGCTGGAGGGACTACTTGAGGATCCATTGCTACCCTCTCGAAGATTTCGTTCATGAGTGGCCCGACAGCCCTCCATGCTTCAG ACAAGTCGTCAGTGAGTACTGTAAAAGTGTGAGAGAGCTGGCTCTTCGAGTTCTGGAGGCCATTTCAGAGAGTTTGGATCTGGAAAGGGACTTCATGAATAAGGTATTAAGTAGCCATGCACAGCACATGGCCATAAACTACTACCCACCATGCCCGCAACCGGAGCTCACCTACGGATTACCAGGCCACAAAGATCCCAACGTCATCTCTCTCCTGATCCAAGATGGAGTTTCTGGCCTGCAAGTGCTTCGTGATGGGAAGTGGGTCGCCATTAATCCTGAACCGTATAACTTGGTAATTAACCTCGGCGATCAGATGCAG GTACTCAGCAATGGCAAGTACAAAAGCGTGCTCCACCGAGCAGTAGTTAACAGCAATTCTGCGAGGATCTCAATTCCTACTTTCTACTGTCCATCTTCTGATGCCGTGATCAAACCACCAGGATCACTTGTTGATCAAGAGCACCCTTCAATCTATAGGAGCTTCACCTATGCAGAATATTATGAGAAGTTTTGGGACCATGGAATGAATTCCGAGAGCTGTCTCGACATGTTTAAAGCCACCTAG